GAAGAATCTTTTAGTAAGCTACAGTCCAAAAAAATTAGGATTCTTTTAAAATGGAAAAAGTACTGGCTACTGAAGCTGCCCTTGAACTGATTGAAAAGCTAGTAGGCAAACATGGACCTGTACTATTCCATCAATCTGGGGGCTGTTGCGATGGCAGCTCTCCTATGTGCTATCCAAAGGAAGACTTTATGATTGGAGATTCTGATGTTCTTCTTGGCGAAATAGGCACTGCTCCCTTCTACATGAATAAAAAGCAGTATGAGTATTGGAAGCATACACAGCTGATTATTGATGTTGTACCTGGAAGAGGTGGCATGTTCTCCCTAGAAGGTCCTGAAGGTGTGCGTTTCCTAACCAGATCAAAAGTTTTCCCAAAATAACGAAAGGCGTCCGCTTATGGAC
This window of the Sutcliffiella horikoshii genome carries:
- a CDS encoding DUF779 domain-containing protein; the encoded protein is MEKVLATEAALELIEKLVGKHGPVLFHQSGGCCDGSSPMCYPKEDFMIGDSDVLLGEIGTAPFYMNKKQYEYWKHTQLIIDVVPGRGGMFSLEGPEGVRFLTRSKVFPK